The proteins below are encoded in one region of Apium graveolens cultivar Ventura chromosome 4, ASM990537v1, whole genome shotgun sequence:
- the LOC141719738 gene encoding uncharacterized protein LOC141719738: protein MKESKPQIQECKNCRKRHPGRCNKLSMTCFKCNQQKGHYSSKCTNSSGKSELTCVKCGKIGHIARNCKGPVQKENVLRIAGPLPPPAQIVQPRARTFNMMMKDAMQDADVVAGTLAINSVEVKVLMDSGATKSFSSESVVDRLKCVYPLKSNLIIEVTNQEKVTADRICPNCDIVIEGRHYSADLIPFKLGEFDINLGMDWLANHGVQIECRNKKVKLRTKDGNDVIFKGKKQGRKFLTVIQTRRLLRQ, encoded by the coding sequence ATGAAGGAGAGTAAACCCCAGATTCAGGAATGCAAGAATTGCAGAAAAAGACACCCTGGGAGATGTAATAAGCTCAGCATGACGTGCTTTAAGTGTAACCAGCAGAAAGGACATTATTCATCTAAATGCACAAACAGTTCGGGAAAGTCGGAGTTGACTTGTGTTAAGTGTGGAAAAATTGGCCATATAGCAAGGAACTGCAAGGGGCCTGTACAGAAGGaaaatgttcttaggattgctggaccatTACCTCCACCAGCACAAATAGTTCAGCCAAGGGCGCGAACGTTTAATATGATGATGAAAGATGCGATGCAGGATGCGGATGTAGTAGCAGGTACGCTTGCTATAAATTCAGTAGAAGTCaaagtgttaatggattctggagctactaaATCATTTAGTTCTGAAAGTGTTGTTGATAGACTAAAATGTGTGTACCCTTTAAAATCTAACTTGATTATAGAAGTAACAAATCAGGAAAAAGTTACTGCCGATAGAATTTGTCCCAATTGCGATATcgttatagaaggtcggcactatTCTGCTGATTTAATTCCGTTTAAGTTAGGTGAATTCGACATTAATCtcggaatggattggttagcaaaCCACGGTGTGCAAATCGAGTGTagaaataagaaagtgaaattgagGACCAAGGATGGAAATGAcgtgatattcaaaggaaagaagcAAGGTAGGAAGTTTCTAACGGTGATTCAGACAAGAAGATTGTTACGACAATGA